In Bradyrhizobium sp. 1(2017), one DNA window encodes the following:
- a CDS encoding FAD binding domain-containing protein — MDLNTITAVAHPQTRAQLPVWTAGDAWLAGGTWLFSEPQVHLRRLIDLADLKWPALTITDSHLSIAATCTIAELDGLACPPDWLAAPLIGQCCRAFLASFKIWKTATVGGNLCMSLPAGPMISLTSALGGVCTIWKADGSEQEIPVVDLVTGNQRNRLSPGDLIRQIDIPIAALRRRSAFRQISLAPVGRSAALLIGSLDPDSTLTLTVTASTVRPIQLTFRKAPDASALRDAITRQITDDLYHTDIHGKPLWRKHMTLRLAEEIRGELAAGAPS, encoded by the coding sequence ATGGATTTGAATACCATCACAGCCGTCGCCCATCCGCAAACACGCGCGCAACTCCCCGTCTGGACGGCAGGTGATGCCTGGCTTGCGGGCGGCACCTGGCTGTTCTCGGAGCCGCAGGTCCATCTGAGGCGGCTGATCGATCTCGCCGATCTGAAATGGCCGGCGCTGACGATCACCGACAGCCATCTCTCAATTGCCGCCACCTGCACCATCGCAGAGCTCGACGGTCTCGCCTGCCCGCCGGACTGGCTCGCAGCGCCGCTCATCGGCCAGTGCTGCCGGGCCTTCCTTGCGTCGTTCAAGATCTGGAAGACCGCGACCGTCGGCGGCAATCTCTGCATGTCGCTGCCGGCAGGGCCGATGATCTCGCTGACGTCAGCGCTGGGCGGCGTTTGCACCATCTGGAAGGCCGATGGCAGCGAGCAGGAGATTCCGGTGGTCGACCTCGTCACCGGCAACCAGCGCAACCGCCTGAGCCCGGGCGACCTGATCCGGCAGATCGATATCCCGATTGCCGCGTTGAGGCGCCGCTCGGCCTTTCGGCAGATCTCGCTGGCGCCAGTCGGCCGCTCGGCGGCGCTGCTGATCGGCAGCCTCGATCCGGATAGCACGCTGACGCTGACGGTGACGGCATCGACGGTGCGGCCGATCCAGCTGACCTTTCGCAAAGCCCCGGACGCCAGCGCGCTACGCGACGCGATCACGCGGCAGATCACCGATGACCTGTACCACACCGACATCCACGGCAAGCCGCTCTGGCGCAAGCACATGACGCTGCGGCTCGCCGAGGAGATCCGCGGCGAACTCGCTGCCGGAGCGCCGTCATGA
- a CDS encoding molybdopterin-dependent oxidoreductase, with product MSFEINGKPFSQAPRAGQCLRTFLRELGHFGVKKGCDAGDCGACTVLLDGEPVHSCLIPAFRAEGRAVTTIEGLGGDHGAHPMQQAFLAAQGFQCGFCTAGMILTCASLNQAQRTDLGTALKGNICRCTGYRSIEDALLGKSNVDESVARGAAFGRSLPAPAGPDIVRGKARYTFDTELEGLLHIKLLRSPHAHARIVAIDRSDALRVPGVHAVLTHEDAPTVLISTARHEKDWMDPEDTRILDDVVRFIGQKVAAVVAESEAAAEEACRQLKVDYEILPALIDPEKAMVPGAPVIHPDRTTANRVADAQRNLVAETHGEYGDVAAALATSVATFEGTFHSHRVQHAALETHGGLAWVDDAGVLNVRTSTQVPFLTRRALSDIFQLPMDKVRVFCERVGGGFGGKQEMFVEDVLALAALKTGRPVKLELTREEQFIATSTRHPMRVHIKAGADADGKLTALQLDVLSNTGAYGNHAGPVMFHSLSESIAVYNCPNKRVDGFAVYTNTVPSGAFRGYGLPQTLIAIEAAIDELAKQLGISPYEMRRRNIVRPGDSMLSPPPSEFHDVVYGSYGLDQCLDLVERAMRTEGPQPELSPEWLIGDGVALTMIDSAPPAGHLADAMIALNDDGGFDLTVGTAEFGNGTSTVHRQIAATVLATTVDRIRLRQSDTAHGGHDTGAYGSAGMFVAGKATHAAAVQLATELKAAAASAWLCDAASCALEGEAVVSGVRRMSFVELAMLARERSEPLAAHGDSSGTPRSVGFNVQGFRVAVNKGTGELRILKSVQAADAGVVANPMQCRGQVEGGVAQALGAALYEEMAIDTDGRVINAKFRDYHLPSFADVPRTEVFFADTSDTVGPLGAKSMSESPYNPVAAAIGNAIADATGIRFTAPPFKPDRLFPALLEKFGN from the coding sequence ATGAGCTTCGAGATCAACGGCAAGCCATTTTCGCAAGCGCCGCGCGCCGGCCAGTGTCTGCGCACGTTCCTGCGGGAGCTCGGTCATTTCGGGGTGAAGAAGGGCTGCGACGCGGGCGACTGCGGCGCCTGCACAGTGTTGCTCGACGGCGAGCCCGTGCATAGCTGCCTGATCCCGGCGTTTCGAGCCGAAGGACGCGCCGTGACCACGATCGAAGGTCTCGGCGGGGACCATGGCGCCCATCCGATGCAGCAGGCGTTCCTCGCTGCGCAAGGCTTTCAATGCGGCTTCTGCACAGCCGGCATGATCCTGACCTGCGCCTCGCTGAACCAGGCGCAGCGCACCGATCTCGGCACGGCGTTGAAGGGCAATATCTGCCGCTGCACCGGTTATCGCTCCATCGAGGACGCGCTGCTCGGCAAGTCCAACGTCGATGAGAGCGTCGCGCGCGGGGCCGCCTTCGGCCGCAGCCTGCCGGCCCCCGCAGGTCCCGACATCGTGCGAGGCAAGGCGCGCTACACATTCGACACCGAGCTCGAGGGCCTCCTGCACATCAAGCTGCTGCGCTCGCCGCACGCCCACGCCAGGATCGTCGCGATCGACAGGTCGGACGCCCTTCGCGTTCCCGGCGTGCACGCCGTGCTGACGCATGAGGATGCGCCGACGGTCCTGATCTCGACCGCGCGACACGAGAAGGACTGGATGGACCCCGAGGACACCCGCATCCTCGATGACGTCGTCCGCTTCATCGGCCAGAAGGTCGCCGCCGTCGTCGCCGAGAGCGAAGCCGCCGCCGAGGAGGCGTGCCGGCAGCTCAAGGTCGATTACGAGATCCTGCCGGCACTGATCGATCCGGAGAAGGCGATGGTGCCGGGCGCGCCGGTCATCCATCCCGACCGCACCACGGCGAACCGCGTCGCTGATGCCCAGCGCAACCTCGTCGCGGAAACGCATGGCGAGTATGGCGACGTCGCGGCCGCACTCGCGACCTCTGTCGCCACCTTCGAGGGCACCTTCCACAGTCACCGTGTGCAGCATGCCGCTTTGGAGACCCATGGCGGCCTCGCCTGGGTCGATGACGCCGGCGTCCTCAATGTCCGCACGTCGACGCAGGTGCCGTTCCTGACCCGCCGCGCACTGTCGGATATCTTCCAGCTTCCCATGGACAAGGTCCGCGTGTTCTGCGAGCGCGTCGGCGGCGGCTTCGGAGGCAAGCAGGAGATGTTCGTCGAGGACGTCCTGGCGCTCGCCGCGCTCAAGACCGGGCGACCTGTGAAACTGGAGCTGACCCGCGAGGAGCAGTTCATTGCGACCTCGACGCGGCACCCGATGCGGGTCCACATCAAGGCCGGTGCCGATGCCGACGGCAAGCTGACCGCACTGCAGCTCGACGTGCTCTCGAACACCGGCGCCTACGGCAATCACGCCGGCCCCGTGATGTTCCACTCGCTGTCGGAGTCCATCGCCGTCTACAATTGCCCGAACAAGCGGGTTGACGGTTTCGCCGTCTACACCAACACGGTGCCATCGGGCGCGTTTCGCGGCTATGGCCTGCCGCAGACGCTGATCGCGATTGAGGCCGCCATCGACGAGCTGGCGAAGCAGCTCGGTATCAGCCCCTACGAGATGCGCCGGCGCAACATCGTCAGGCCCGGCGACTCCATGCTCTCGCCACCGCCGTCCGAATTTCACGACGTCGTCTATGGCTCCTACGGGCTCGACCAGTGCCTCGACCTCGTCGAGCGCGCCATGCGGACCGAGGGTCCACAGCCGGAGCTTTCGCCGGAATGGCTGATCGGCGACGGCGTCGCTCTCACCATGATCGATTCCGCGCCCCCGGCCGGCCATCTCGCCGACGCCATGATCGCGCTCAACGACGACGGCGGCTTCGACCTCACCGTCGGCACCGCCGAGTTCGGCAACGGCACAAGCACCGTGCACCGGCAGATCGCCGCGACGGTGCTCGCGACCACCGTGGACAGGATTCGCCTGCGTCAGTCCGACACCGCTCATGGGGGCCACGACACCGGCGCCTATGGCAGCGCCGGCATGTTCGTCGCGGGCAAGGCGACACATGCGGCGGCCGTGCAGCTTGCGACCGAGCTGAAGGCGGCGGCTGCGAGCGCCTGGCTCTGCGATGCCGCGAGCTGCGCGCTTGAAGGCGAAGCCGTCGTCAGCGGCGTGCGGCGCATGTCCTTCGTCGAGCTGGCAATGCTCGCGCGCGAACGCAGCGAGCCGCTCGCAGCGCACGGCGATTCCAGCGGCACGCCGCGTTCGGTCGGCTTCAATGTGCAGGGCTTCCGCGTCGCCGTGAACAAGGGCACCGGCGAGCTCAGGATACTCAAGAGCGTCCAGGCAGCGGACGCCGGCGTTGTCGCCAATCCCATGCAATGCCGCGGGCAGGTCGAGGGCGGTGTCGCGCAGGCACTCGGCGCGGCGCTCTACGAGGAGATGGCGATCGATACGGACGGCCGCGTCATCAACGCCAAGTTCCGCGACTATCACCTGCCCTCCTTCGCCGACGTGCCGCGCACCGAAGTGTTCTTCGCCGACACGAGCGACACGGTCGGGCCGCTTGGGGCGAAGTCGATGAGCGAGAGCCCCTACAACCCCGTCGCCGCCGCGATCGGCAACGCCATCGCCGATGCCACCGGCATCCGCTTCACCGCGCCGCCGTTCAAGCCGGATCGGCTGTTTCCGGCGCTGCTCGAGAAGTTCGGTAACTAG
- the uraD gene encoding 2-oxo-4-hydroxy-4-carboxy-5-ureidoimidazoline decarboxylase, with protein MPQISLADLNAAGKAEFVAALANVVDYSPWIAEQLAAKRPFAGINQLHATLMAAIQSAEPEAQLALIRAHPDLANKTQRAAGLTAESTDEQNSAGLDRLSDAEYAAFERVNNAYREKFGFPYIVCVRRHTRDSILRDFEVRLLNIVKTEIRRAIEEIGRISALRLDQLVVADDRLMVHGRLSTHVLDNHAGKPGSGIPVELVELASLGESRVIARAVTNADGRTDQPLIGGRPLPIGRYELRFSVAKYYAERNVPLSDPPFLDEIPLRFAFSEPEGHYHVPLLVTPWSYSTYRGS; from the coding sequence ATGCCGCAGATCTCGCTGGCCGATCTCAACGCTGCAGGCAAGGCCGAGTTCGTCGCGGCCCTCGCCAACGTCGTCGACTACTCGCCATGGATCGCCGAGCAGCTCGCCGCGAAGCGGCCGTTCGCCGGCATCAACCAGCTGCACGCCACTCTGATGGCGGCGATCCAGAGCGCCGAGCCGGAGGCGCAGCTTGCGCTGATCCGGGCGCATCCCGATCTCGCCAACAAGACGCAGCGCGCCGCCGGCCTCACGGCGGAATCGACCGACGAGCAGAACAGCGCCGGCCTCGACCGGCTGTCGGACGCCGAATACGCCGCATTCGAACGCGTCAACAACGCGTATCGTGAAAAATTCGGCTTCCCCTATATCGTCTGCGTGCGCCGTCACACCAGGGATTCCATCCTGCGTGATTTCGAGGTGCGGCTGCTCAACATCGTCAAGACGGAGATAAGACGCGCGATCGAGGAGATCGGCCGCATCTCCGCGCTGCGGCTCGATCAGCTCGTCGTTGCCGACGACAGGCTGATGGTGCACGGCCGGCTGTCGACGCATGTGCTCGACAATCACGCGGGCAAGCCCGGATCTGGCATCCCGGTTGAGCTGGTGGAGCTCGCGAGCCTCGGCGAGAGCCGCGTCATTGCGCGCGCCGTGACCAACGCCGACGGCCGCACCGACCAGCCACTGATTGGCGGTCGCCCGCTGCCGATCGGCCGCTACGAGCTCCGCTTCAGCGTCGCCAAATATTACGCGGAGCGCAACGTACCGTTATCCGACCCGCCATTCCTCGACGAGATCCCGCTGCGCTTCGCGTTCAGCGAGCCGGAGGGACACTATCACGTGCCGCTATTGGTCACGCCGTGGAGCTATTCGACCTATCGCGGCAGCTAG
- the puuE gene encoding allantoinase PuuE gives MADTSYPRDLRGYGRNPPHPQWPGNARVAVQFVVNFEEGGENNILHGDRASEAFLSDVLGAQPWPGQRHANIESMFEYGSRAGFWRLWRMFTARNWPTTVFGVATALKRNPEIVAAMKEAGWDISSHSLKWIEHKDMTEAQERAEIAEAIRVHLEATGSRPLGWYTGRSSINTNRLLMEEGGFLYLCDSYADDLPYWVRGAGRKQLIIPYTLDANDMRFINPQGFAEGEQFFTYLKDAFDVLYAEGESAPKMMSVGLHCRLAGRPGRAAGLIRFLDYIGKHERVWVPTRLQIAQHWHDKHAHLAADAFEIG, from the coding sequence GTGGCTGACACAAGCTACCCGCGCGATCTCCGCGGCTACGGCCGCAACCCGCCGCATCCGCAATGGCCCGGCAATGCGCGGGTCGCGGTGCAGTTCGTCGTCAATTTCGAGGAGGGCGGCGAGAACAACATCCTGCACGGCGATCGCGCCTCGGAAGCCTTCCTGTCCGACGTGCTCGGCGCGCAGCCCTGGCCGGGCCAGCGCCACGCCAATATCGAATCCATGTTCGAATACGGCTCGCGCGCCGGGTTCTGGCGACTCTGGCGCATGTTCACCGCGCGCAACTGGCCAACCACCGTGTTCGGCGTCGCCACCGCGCTGAAGCGCAATCCCGAGATCGTCGCGGCGATGAAGGAGGCGGGCTGGGATATCTCCAGCCACAGCCTGAAGTGGATCGAGCACAAGGACATGACCGAGGCGCAGGAGCGCGCCGAGATCGCCGAGGCAATCCGCGTCCACCTCGAGGCGACCGGATCGCGGCCGCTCGGCTGGTACACCGGGCGCTCCTCGATCAACACCAACCGTCTCCTGATGGAGGAGGGCGGCTTCCTCTATCTCTGCGATTCCTATGCCGACGATTTGCCTTATTGGGTCAGGGGCGCAGGCCGCAAGCAGCTCATCATTCCCTATACGTTGGACGCCAACGACATGCGCTTCATCAACCCGCAGGGGTTTGCCGAAGGCGAGCAGTTCTTCACCTATCTGAAGGACGCCTTCGACGTGCTCTATGCCGAAGGCGAGAGCGCGCCGAAGATGATGTCGGTGGGTCTCCACTGCCGCCTCGCCGGCCGCCCCGGCCGCGCTGCGGGGTTGATCCGCTTCTTGGACTATATCGGTAAGCACGAACGCGTCTGGGTGCCGACGCGATTGCAGATCGCACAGCATTGGCACGACAAGCACGCGCATCTGGCGGCCGACGCTTTCGAGATCGGGTGA
- a CDS encoding DUF3830 family protein, which yields MSKLVIRAGDFTFDARFEEQLAPKTVAAFRKALPFESHIIHVRWSGEGVWMPLGDLDFGVGYENHTSYPAPGQIILYPGGISETEILLAYGGVHFASKMGQLAGNHFITLTSGLENLATLGKSVLWKGALPIRFEEV from the coding sequence ATGAGCAAACTCGTTATCCGCGCCGGCGATTTCACCTTCGACGCCCGTTTCGAGGAGCAGCTGGCCCCCAAGACCGTCGCCGCGTTCCGCAAGGCGCTGCCGTTCGAAAGCCACATCATCCATGTGCGCTGGAGCGGCGAAGGGGTGTGGATGCCGCTCGGCGATCTCGATTTCGGCGTCGGCTACGAGAACCACACCAGCTATCCCGCGCCCGGCCAGATCATCCTCTATCCCGGCGGCATCAGCGAGACCGAGATCCTGCTCGCCTATGGTGGCGTGCATTTCGCGAGCAAGATGGGCCAGCTCGCCGGCAACCATTTCATCACGCTGACCTCGGGGCTGGAGAACCTTGCGACCCTCGGCAAGAGCGTGCTGTGGAAGGGCGCCCTGCCGATCCGCTTCGAGGAAGTCTGA
- a CDS encoding DUF2798 domain-containing protein, with translation MIAVRKLPARYAPIVMPFVLSILMTAVVSVISTLRSLGATPEFLATWPGAWALSWLVAFPTLLMVLPLVRRIVACLVAAPPGR, from the coding sequence ATGATCGCGGTTCGCAAACTGCCGGCGCGCTATGCGCCGATCGTGATGCCCTTTGTGCTGTCCATCCTCATGACGGCAGTGGTGTCAGTCATTTCCACGCTGCGAAGCTTGGGGGCAACGCCGGAATTTCTGGCGACTTGGCCCGGTGCCTGGGCGTTGTCTTGGCTCGTCGCCTTTCCGACGCTGCTGATGGTGCTACCACTGGTCCGTCGCATCGTGGCCTGCCTCGTCGCAGCGCCGCCCGGCCGATAG
- a CDS encoding chloride channel protein has protein sequence MFVRIRHLVDRRGTNRTMVRLRALLRSNEFYLIPLALVIGTLAGAVVTLMAHIAQIAHVVIYGIPIDVHLSAHERVSPWAALIAPALGGLSLGIMEWSRRRMKISNAVDPIEANALRGGNLSMRDSVVVSSQTLISNGCGASVGLEAGYTQIGSGIASLLGKFFNLRRNDLRLMVGCGAAAAIAAAFGAPITGAFYACELIVGVYAVGSAAPILAASLAGALTAQWLGGAPYSLEIPKVSAVGVEQYLALIGLALITSGVGIAVMRSSAMFERLFVWMPVWLRPVIGGLIVGSFAIITPQVLAAGHGAMVLDLFHDMTIGLIALIIALKVTACLISLASGFRGGLFFASLFVGSLIGKFFAAVLLLISPNFAIDPLVAMLTGMATLGVAIVGGPLTMSFLVLEMTRNVDVTAVVLAGCIVTSICVRFMFGHSFSTWRLHLRGETIRSANDVGWLRNLTVERLMRSDVGKVPSTTTIAAARGEFALGSRPGIVIVNNADEYIGLVLLPDLFSSDLDTIADDIQVIELARLIDIVLIPEMNVKSAMAVFDEAEAEMLAVVDSTDSRKVVGFLTENFVRRRYVEEIDKATRGVLGALS, from the coding sequence GTGTTCGTGCGGATCAGACATCTCGTCGATCGCAGGGGGACGAACCGCACCATGGTTCGGCTGCGCGCCCTGCTGCGCAGCAACGAGTTCTACCTGATCCCGCTCGCGCTCGTGATCGGCACGCTCGCGGGCGCGGTCGTGACGTTGATGGCTCACATCGCCCAGATCGCGCATGTCGTGATCTACGGCATTCCCATCGATGTTCACCTGTCGGCTCACGAGCGCGTCAGCCCCTGGGCGGCGCTGATCGCGCCTGCGCTCGGAGGGCTCTCGCTCGGCATCATGGAATGGTCGCGGCGGCGCATGAAGATCTCGAATGCGGTCGACCCGATCGAGGCGAATGCGCTGCGCGGCGGCAATCTCTCGATGCGCGACAGCGTGGTGGTGTCGAGCCAGACCCTGATCTCCAACGGCTGCGGCGCCTCGGTGGGCCTCGAGGCCGGCTATACCCAGATCGGCTCGGGTATCGCCTCGCTGCTCGGCAAGTTCTTCAATCTTCGCCGCAACGATCTGCGCCTGATGGTCGGCTGTGGTGCTGCCGCCGCGATCGCGGCGGCATTCGGCGCGCCGATCACCGGCGCCTTCTACGCCTGCGAACTCATCGTCGGCGTTTATGCGGTCGGCAGCGCCGCGCCGATCCTGGCGGCCTCGCTCGCCGGCGCCTTGACCGCGCAATGGCTCGGCGGCGCGCCGTACTCGCTGGAGATACCGAAGGTCAGCGCGGTCGGCGTCGAGCAGTACCTGGCCCTGATCGGGCTTGCTCTCATCACCAGCGGGGTCGGTATCGCGGTGATGCGCTCCTCGGCGATGTTCGAGCGCCTGTTCGTCTGGATGCCGGTCTGGCTGCGTCCGGTGATCGGCGGTCTCATCGTCGGCAGTTTCGCCATCATCACGCCGCAGGTGCTGGCGGCCGGCCACGGCGCCATGGTGCTGGACCTCTTCCACGACATGACGATCGGCCTGATTGCGCTGATCATTGCCTTGAAAGTGACCGCCTGCCTGATCTCGCTCGCCTCGGGCTTCCGCGGCGGCCTGTTCTTTGCCTCTCTGTTCGTCGGCAGCCTGATCGGCAAGTTCTTCGCGGCGGTGCTGCTTCTGATCAGCCCGAACTTCGCGATCGATCCGCTGGTCGCAATGCTGACCGGCATGGCGACCCTCGGCGTCGCCATCGTCGGCGGTCCTCTCACCATGTCGTTTCTCGTGCTGGAGATGACCCGCAACGTCGACGTCACCGCCGTGGTGCTGGCCGGCTGCATCGTCACCTCGATCTGCGTCCGCTTCATGTTCGGCCACTCCTTTTCGACCTGGCGCCTGCATCTGCGCGGCGAGACCATCCGCAGCGCCAACGACGTCGGCTGGCTGCGCAACCTCACCGTCGAGCGCCTGATGCGCTCCGACGTCGGCAAGGTGCCGTCGACCACGACGATCGCCGCCGCGCGCGGCGAATTCGCGCTGGGCTCGCGGCCGGGAATCGTCATCGTCAACAATGCCGACGAATATATCGGCCTCGTCCTGCTGCCCGATTTGTTCTCCAGCGATCTCGACACCATCGCCGACGACATCCAGGTGATCGAACTGGCGCGCCTGATCGACATCGTGCTGATTCCGGAAATGAACGTGAAGTCGGCGATGGCGGTGTTCGACGAGGCCGAGGCCGAGATGCTGGCGGTGGTGGATTCCACCGACAGCCGCAAGGTGGTCGGCTTCCTCACCGAGAACTTCGTCCGCCGCCGCTATGTCGAGGAGATCGACAAGGCGACGCGCGGCGTGCTGGGAGCGCTGTCTTAG
- a CDS encoding L-fuculose-phosphate aldolase has translation MSMTADELAKRQAIIDACRRMNALGINQGTSGNISVRHADGLLVTPTSVPYEALTPDQIVLMAMDGSHAPSQKPSSEWRFHRDILKSRPDVNAVVHAHPTYCTILAIMGMEIPPVHYMIAAAGGDTIRCAPYATFGTVELSEHAVQALEGRLACLLDHHGMIAIGKTLDKAMWLAVEVETLARQYHGCLQIGQPPLLSSAEIERVRQRMAGYGLSEG, from the coding sequence ATGTCGATGACAGCGGACGAGCTCGCCAAGAGACAGGCCATCATCGACGCCTGCCGCCGCATGAACGCGCTCGGCATCAACCAGGGCACCTCGGGCAATATCAGCGTCCGACATGCGGACGGGCTTCTGGTCACGCCGACCAGCGTGCCCTATGAGGCCTTGACCCCCGACCAGATCGTGTTGATGGCGATGGACGGCTCCCATGCCCCGAGCCAGAAGCCGTCCAGCGAGTGGCGCTTCCATCGCGACATCCTGAAGTCCCGGCCCGACGTCAATGCCGTCGTCCACGCCCATCCGACCTATTGCACCATCCTGGCGATCATGGGCATGGAAATCCCGCCCGTGCACTACATGATCGCGGCCGCCGGTGGCGACACCATCCGCTGCGCACCCTATGCCACCTTCGGCACGGTGGAGCTGTCCGAGCATGCGGTGCAGGCGCTGGAGGGCCGGCTTGCCTGCCTGCTCGACCATCACGGCATGATCGCGATCGGCAAGACGCTGGACAAGGCGATGTGGCTCGCCGTCGAGGTCGAGACGCTGGCGCGGCAATATCACGGCTGCCTCCAGATCGGACAACCGCCGCTGCTCTCCAGCGCCGAGATCGAACGGGTCCGCCAGCGCATGGCCGGCTACGGCCTGTCGGAAGGGTAG
- a CDS encoding MarC family protein: MIDFALSAFVTLLLVVDPVGLAPAFLAATGGMPDTVKRTIALRAPLIAASILVVIALVGNWLLRQLGIGVPAFQIAGGLLLFGVSYQMIFGDRPHREAREADKATSEHASDVAVFPLAIPMMAGPGAIATTLLLSGDAGYGARLAIIIAVVLSVCLLCMLCFVSAGLIARTLGRTGNAVLSRVLGMLLAAYSVQFVINGIAAVRASLP, translated from the coding sequence ATGATCGACTTCGCCCTCTCGGCCTTCGTGACCCTGCTGCTGGTGGTCGATCCCGTCGGCCTTGCGCCGGCCTTCCTGGCCGCCACCGGAGGCATGCCCGACACGGTCAAGCGGACGATCGCATTGCGGGCGCCGCTGATCGCCGCCTCGATCCTGGTCGTGATCGCGCTGGTCGGAAACTGGCTGCTTCGCCAGCTCGGCATCGGCGTCCCCGCCTTCCAGATCGCCGGGGGGCTGCTGCTGTTCGGCGTCTCCTACCAGATGATCTTCGGCGACCGTCCGCATCGCGAGGCCCGGGAAGCCGACAAGGCCACATCGGAGCACGCCTCCGACGTCGCCGTGTTTCCGCTCGCCATTCCGATGATGGCCGGCCCCGGCGCGATTGCGACCACGCTGCTGCTGTCGGGCGATGCCGGCTATGGCGCAAGACTGGCGATCATCATCGCGGTGGTGCTCTCGGTCTGCCTGCTCTGCATGCTGTGCTTTGTCTCGGCGGGACTGATCGCGCGCACCCTCGGGCGCACCGGAAATGCCGTGCTCTCGCGCGTGCTCGGCATGCTGCTTGCCGCCTATTCGGTGCAGTTCGTCATCAACGGCATCGCGGCCGTCCGGGCGAGCCTGCCGTAG
- a CDS encoding ferritin-like domain-containing protein, which translates to MAKRAKKRATKKTAARRPRQAPKMLSDLFLETLKDIYFAENKIIKTLPKMAKAANSKELAAAFNKHLRETQGQVKRLDQIFKMLGKPARGKPCEAINGITDEGAEIMKDFKGAPALDAGLLAAAQAVEHYEISRYGTLRTWAEELGMQDAARLLQATLDEEEATDHTLTELATSVINLEAEDEYRAAA; encoded by the coding sequence ATGGCTAAACGAGCGAAGAAACGCGCAACCAAGAAGACCGCGGCGCGACGCCCGCGTCAGGCGCCGAAGATGCTGAGCGACCTGTTCCTGGAAACGCTGAAGGACATCTATTTCGCCGAGAACAAGATCATCAAGACCCTGCCCAAGATGGCGAAGGCTGCAAACTCGAAGGAGCTTGCGGCGGCCTTCAACAAGCATCTGCGCGAGACCCAGGGCCAGGTCAAACGGCTCGATCAGATCTTCAAGATGCTGGGCAAGCCCGCGCGCGGCAAGCCCTGCGAGGCGATCAACGGCATCACCGACGAGGGTGCCGAGATCATGAAGGATTTCAAGGGAGCCCCCGCCCTCGACGCCGGTCTGCTCGCGGCGGCGCAGGCCGTCGAGCATTACGAAATCTCCCGCTACGGCACGCTGCGCACCTGGGCCGAGGAGCTCGGCATGCAGGATGCGGCAAGACTGCTCCAGGCGACGCTGGACGAGGAAGAAGCGACGGATCACACGCTGACCGAGCTCGCGACGTCCGTGATCAATCTCGAAGCGGAAGACGAGTATCGCGCCGCGGCCTGA
- a CDS encoding Hsp20/alpha crystallin family protein: MQSKNPLDWMLSEALDQLTRAERLRQQFGRQEACWEPPIDVLETEHELLILVALPGVNPDNVETVIHDGALVISGQRTLPPELRSARIHRLELPQGRFERRIALPLGRYAISRFVMDGCVALRLAKS, translated from the coding sequence ATGCAATCTAAAAATCCCCTCGACTGGATGCTGTCCGAAGCCCTGGACCAGCTGACCCGCGCCGAACGGCTGCGCCAGCAGTTCGGCCGCCAGGAAGCCTGTTGGGAGCCGCCGATCGACGTGCTCGAGACCGAGCACGAGCTCCTGATCCTCGTCGCGCTCCCCGGCGTCAACCCGGACAATGTCGAGACGGTGATCCATGACGGCGCGCTCGTCATCTCCGGCCAGCGCACCCTGCCGCCGGAGCTTCGCAGCGCCCGCATCCACCGGCTCGAGCTGCCGCAGGGCCGCTTCGAGCGGCGCATCGCATTGCCCCTTGGCCGCTACGCCATCAGCCGCTTCGTGATGGACGGCTGCGTCGCGCTGCGCCTCGCCAAATCCTGA